TATTGTCAGTTGTTAGTTTCCCTATTTTGGTGACTAATGTTATTCAGGCTTTTTACGAACTGACAGATATGTTTTATGTGGGAAAGCTTGGTGCTGTTCCCCTTGCTGCACTGTCTCTTACAGGTCCTATTAATTTTCTTATTATGGTTTTTGCTATGGGAATGGCTATGGGAAGCATATCATTGATGTCTAAAGCTATTGGAGAGGGAACATTTTCTAAGTTTTCAAAATATGCAGGACAATTATTATTTTTAAATTTCATATCATCTCTGTTTGTTATGGTCTTTATTTTACTATCTATAGATTCTATTCTAGATTTTATGTCTGTTAAGGGCGACCTTAGGGAGCTTACCAAGTCTTATTTTTATGTAACAGCATATGCGATACCAGTAATGTTTTTAAGTATTTCTATTGTATATATATTGAATTCTCAAGGTGAAACCATTATTTCGATGATAATAATTTTGATTGCAAATGTTATTAATTTTATTCTTGATCCAATTTTAATGTTTGCTTTTGATTTAGGTATTGCTGGTGCTGCTTGGGCTACTTTTTTTTCAAAATTAGTAACAGTTTTTTCTTATTTGTTTCTAACTTATGGATTAAATCGTGGATTTAAGATAAGTTTAGGGGATATGATGCCAGATATTGCTGTAATGAGAAATATTTTTAATTTAGGGTTCCCAGCAGCTTTTGGACAGATTATGACTTCTCTTTCTTTTTTGGTTTTCAATTATCTTGTGATTCAAATTAGTCCTAAATTTTTAGCCGCTTACGGACTTACAAATAGTATTATTGCATTTTTGCTCCTTCCCGGAATGAGTATTGGTACTGGGATTATTACAATTGTTGGGCAAAACCTTGGAGCTAAAAATTTCGATAGAATAGGAGATGCCTTAAAGAAGGGGTTTTTTTTGTCTTTAATAGTTTTATTTACAATTAATGTAATTATAATATCTTTCAGAGAAAGTATTGCAGCTTTTTTTACAGATGATTTTGAAGTTTTAAGTTATGCTAATGATTATTTGTTATTGGCATCAATTGGAACTGTTGGATATGGATTACAGCAAGTTTTTTTTGGAGGGCTGATTGGTTCAGGATTTACAAAACTTGTCATGGTTATTGTTTGTGTTCGTCTTTGGGTTATTCGCTTGCCGGTTGTGCTTATTTTTCAATATTTCGGAATCATGGAAGATTCTCTAGGATATGCTTTCATAATTTCAAATTATGTGGCCTTTGGGATTTTATTGTACTTTACTCTTACAAAATATTGGTTGAAGACGCAGCGTAGTTCAACATAGTAATTTTAGTAGTTATAAGAAGTTATGCAATCAGACCAGTAGTCTTGAAATTGTGTGTGGGTGCAGTAATGTTCTAACTCAAGAGCTAGAATCGATTTATCAATCTTGTTTTAGGAAAACATGGAATTTGTTTTGTTTTCTTTTGTTTACACTGATATTCAATTTAAATTTTTTCTTTTCTCCTGCCTTAAGACCTTCTTTTATTATATGACCTGTTTTGTTACCTTTTTTAAAAATTGCTAGTGAGTTTTGTTTTATGTCCGTTTTTTTGTTGTTTTTAAGAGTAATTATTAAGTTGTTTTTACTGTCAGCTTCAAATTCTACTATTTCAACCTTTTGTGTATTTTTTATACTAAAAATATAGGTGAGCTCTCTGGTGGTATTTTGCGCCCTCACAGGATTGTTTTTTATACATGACACGTTCATGGATATAGCGGATATTATAATAATTTTTGATATTTTTTTCACTAGCTGTACCTTGTTGTATGTAGTTAACAGTCAATTATTAAATAATAATGCATAGTGTTTACGCGATTGTACCTAAGGCGGTCTTCTTATACACTTTATTTATGCTGATTATAGAGTAATATCAAAGAGAATAAGAAATGTAAATGGCTTACTTGGTCTTGTGGAAGTGGTACGTCATTATGTTTGTTTTTTGCTTCATTTAACCAATTTCAAAGAAGATTGTATCTGGAATAAAATGATAAAGTTATTGACTACATGTCAAATAATTTGTAGAATGTCAGAGTTGTTGGGGGTTTCTTTTAGAAAAACACGGAAGTCGGGTCAATTTCTAATAAGAGATAGTCTTTTTAATATGCAGCACAATGCGGCGGTTCTATTTATTTTGTAATTGTTGTATATTATTAGGGAAATAGTGTGGAATTCTTTAAACAAGGATTTTGAGGCTGGGTATAAAGATAAAGATTTGGATATGAGTTTAGGAGGTGATTCATGGCTAAGGAAGTTTTTCAGAGAACAAAACCGCACATGAATGTTGGTACGATAGGGCACGTTGACCACGGAAAGACAACATTAACGGCGGCTATTAGCATTTATTGCTCAAAGGTAAACAAGGATGTTCGTGCACTTAAATATGAAGATATTGATAATGCGCCTGAAGAGAAGGCGAGGGGGATAACGATTAATGCTAGGCATATTGAGTATGAGACCGCAAGTAGGCATTATGCTCATGTTGATTGTCCTGGGCACGCCGATTACATTAAAAATATGATTACGGGGGCAGCTCAGATGGATGCTGCTATACTATTGGTTGCGGCTGACAGTGGGGCAGAGCCTCAGACTAAAGAACATTTGCTTCTTGCACAGAGAATGGGAATAAAAAAAATAATAGTGTTTTTGAACAAACTAGATTTAGCAGATCCTGAGCTTGTTGAACTTGTTGAAGTTGAAGTTTTGGAACTTGTTGAGAAGTATGGATTTGCTGGTGATACTCCGATAATAAAAGGGTCGGCTTTTGGCGCTATGTCAAATCCGGATGATCCTGAGGCAACTAAGTGCATAAAGGAGCTTCTTGATTCTATGGATAATTACTTCGATCTTCCTGAGAGAGACATTGATAAGCCGTTTTTGCTTGCTGTTGAGGATGTCTTTTCTATATCCGGACGCGGTACCGTTGCTACTGGACGTATTGAGAGAGGCCTTATTAAGGTTGGGCAAGAAGTTGAGATTGTTGGAATTAGGGAAACTAGGAGAACAACGGTTACTGGTGTTGAAATGTTTCAAAAAATTCTTGAGGAAGGACAAGCGGGGGATAATGTTGGGCTTTTGCTTAGGGGTGTTGATAAGAAGGATATTGAAAGAGGACAGGTTATTGCCGCTATTGGTACAATTACTCCTCATAAGAAATTTAAGGCATCTATATATTGTTTGACTAAGGAAGAGGGTGGAAGACATAAGCCGTTTTTCCCAGGATATAGGCCACAATTTTTCTTCAGAACAACAGATGTTACGGGTATGGTAGCTTTAGAAGGAAAAGAGATGGTTATGCCGGGAGATAATGTTGATATTTCTGTTGAACTTATCTCTTCAATAGCTATGGATAAAAATGTTGAGTTTGCTGTGAGAGAAGGTGGAAGAACTGTTGCTTCGGGACGTATTCTTGAAATATTGGAATAGTGGGGATAGGGATACTTTTTGTGTCCCTAAAGTTTAGGAGATTAAATTGATTGCTAAAGATAAGATACGGGTAAGGCTTTTTAGTTTTGATGTTAAGATATTGGACCAGAGCGCTGAGTCTATTGTTAGGGCTGTTCAGAAATCTAAAGCTCAAATAAAGGGGCCTATTCCTTTGCCGACAAAGATAAAGAAATATACTGTTTTGCGTTCTCCTCATGTTAATAAAAAATCGAGAGAGCAATTTGAAATGAGAACTCATAAAAGGCTTATTGATATTTTGGACCCTACTTCTGCTTTGATGGACTCTTTGATGAAATTGGAACTGCCTGCGGGGGTGGAAGTGGATATTAAGTAGGCGATGAGATGCTAAGTATATTAATTTGAGGTGTTTTAATGTTGGGATTGATTGGAAAAAAGGTGGGCATGACTCAGATATTTCAAGAAGATGGGGTTGTGGTGCCTGTTACGGTAATAGAATTTGAGTCCAATTATGTTATAGGGAAAAGAACAGTAGAGAAAGATGGATATGACGCTCTTATAATGGGATCTGTTGATCTTAAAAGTTCGAAGGTTTCAAAGCCGATAAGAGGTCAGTATAAAAAATTAGAGAATATTGAGCCTAAGAAGTATGTTATAGAATTTAGAGACTTTAAGGGTTATGATGCTGGTGATGAGATTAAACTTGATGTTTTCAGAGAGGTTAAGTATGTGGATATTACTGGCACTACTAAGGGTAAGGGTTTCCAGGGAGCTATGAAGAGACATAACTTTAGTGGTGGCCCTTCCTCTCATGGGTCTAAGTTTCACAGACACCTTGGCGGCACCGGACAGGCTACTACTCCTGCTAGGACTTTTAAGGGGACCAAAATGGCTGGTAGAATGGGTGGTATTCAGCAAACTATTCAAAATCTTGAAATTATTTTTATCGATGAAGAGAAGGGAGCTATTTTGGTAAAGGGAGCTGTGCCAGGATTTAAGGGTTCTTTTGTTATTGTTAAAAAGGCTAGAAAAGTGGGTGTTTAGTATGGAAAGGAAAGTTTTTTCTCAAGAAGGACAAGAGCTTCGATCTATAGATTTGGAAGATAGGGTCTTTAACGTTGATATTAGCTATGGCTCTATATATAATGCTATTCGGAATGAGCTAGCCAATCTGAGAGTTGGGACAGCTTCAACTAAAACTAGAGCTGAGGTTAAGGGGAGTTCTAAAAAGCCTTGGAAGCAAAAGGGCACGGGGCGTGCAAGGGTGGGCACTAGGCGGAATCCAATTTGGGTTGGTGGTGGTGTTGCTTTGGGGCCAAAGCCAAGAGATTATAGTTATAAATTACCGAGGAAGGTAAAGCGGCTTGCTTTTAGGTCTGTGCTTAGCTTGCGTGCATCTGTGGAAGATGGTTTTAAAATTATAGAGGATTTTACTGTTGAGTCGGGAAAGACAAGAGAACTTGCTTTGATAATGAAAAATTTTATAGGCACCAATGGAAAAACGGTTATTCTGTTGGGTAATGATGATCAGATGGTTAAGAGAGCAGGGAAAAATATTAGAGATTTGAAGATTTTATCTTTTAATAGACTTAGGATTGTTGATTTGTTTTATGCCAAGAATTTAATAGCTCTTGAATCTGCTATCAGGGGGCTTAATGAATTTTATGTTAAATAATAGAAGGAATGTTAAGGATGAAATATGAAAGCTTTTGATATAATGATCTCGCCTGTGCTTACCGAGAAAACTAATATTCAGCGGGAGAATATGAATGTTTATACTTTTAGGGTTAAGAAGCAGGCGAATAAGAAAGATGTTGGTGCTGCGATTAAGGAGCTTTTTGGTGTTGTTCCGGTGTCTTGTAGCGTTCTTAATGTTAAAAGCAAAAGTAAGGTAGTGGTTTCAAAGAAGGGGTATCCTATTGGCAAGGGAAAGACTTCTTCATGGAAAAAGGCATATATCTATCTTAGAAAAGAAGATAAAATAGATATATTTTAGTGGTTTTGGAGAAAGAAAAATATGGGTATTAAGACTTATAGACCGAAGACGTCTTCTTTGCGGTATAAGACAACTTTGTCCTTTGATGATTTGAGTAAAAGTAATGATCCTTTAAAGTCTTTGACTAAGGGAAAGATGTCTAGGGCTGGAAGAGATTCTTCTGGGAGAATTAGTGTTAGGAGAAGGGGTGGTGGGCATAAGAGAAGGTATAGGGAAATTGATTTTGGTAGAAGGGATAAATTTGGGGTACCTGCTCGGGTTGCGTCTATCGAATATGATCCAAATAGGAGTTCTAATATAGCTTTACTTGTTTACAGGGATGGAGATAAGAGATATGCCATTGCTCCTAAGGGGATTAAAGTTGGTGATGTATTGGAGAGCGGGCCAAATTCTCCAATAAGGAGTGGTAATTCGCTTCCTCTTGAGAATATTCCAGTTGGTAAGATGGTACATAATATTGAGCTTAATCTTGGAAGGGGTGGGCAGCTTGTAAGGAGTGCTGGTAGTTATGCTATGATACTTGCCTCTGATGAAGATTATGTGACCGTTAAGCTTCCGTCAGGAGAGATGCGCATGATTTTTAAGAAATGTATGGCTACTCTTGGAGAAGTTGGAAATGGGGATTATATGAATGTTTCTTGGGGTAAGGCCGGTAAGAGTAGGTGGCTTGGGAGGAGGCCTAAGGTGAGGGGCGTTGCCATGAACCCTGTTGACCATCCTCATGGGGGTGGAGAGGGGAAGACTTCTGGGGGGCGTCATCCTGTATCTCCTTGGGGACAGCCTACCAAGGGATATAAAACTCGAAAAAGGAAGAAATACTCAGATAAATTTATAGTTAAGCGAAGAAGTAAGTAGGAGATTGTAGTGGCAAGATCTATTAAGAAAGGACCTTTTATAGAAAAAAGTCTTTACCAGAAAGTTTTGGCAGCTTCTGGTAAGGAGAAAAGGGTGGTTATTAAAACATATTCTAGAGCTTCAACAATAATACCTGATATGGTAAATCTTACTATATCTGTCTATAACGGGAAGTCTTTTATTCCTGTTTATATTACTGAAGATCTTGTAGGGCATAAGCTTGGTGAATTTTCTCCGACAAGGATTTTTAGGGGGCATGCTAAGTCAGATAAGAAGGGAAGGAAGTAGGGGTATGGTTGTAAATAGAAGATACACGGCGAGGGGCAAGAATCTGCCATCTTCCCCGAAGAAGGTAAGGCCTATAGCTGACAACATACGGGGTAGGTCTTATGTTGAAGCTGTTGCTATACTTTATTCTATGCCCAATAAGGGGGCTAAGCTTTTGGGTAAGGTAGTTAAATCGGCTGCATCAAATGCTATGTACCATAATAAAAATCTTTCTGAGGATATGATCATTGTGAAGGTTATTATGATTGATGATGGAAAGCGTCGCAAGAGTGTTTGGCCTAGAGCTAGAGGGAGGGCCGATAGACTGGTTAATAGAAGTTGTCATATTTTTGTTGAGGTTGATGAAAAGATGGGAAGTGGGGAGTAAGATATGGGTCAAAAGGTGCATCCTTATAGCTTAAGAATAAAGATTAATAAAGACTGGAAATCGAAATGGTATTTTGATAAGAAGTTGTATTCAGAGATACTTTATGAAGATTTCGTAATAAGACGGGAGACTATGAAGTTTCTCAGGGGTATTAAGTTTGATATTTCCGACATAGAGATTATTAGAAATAATCTTCAACGGGTGACAGTGGTGATTTCTACTCCAAGGCCTGGCTCTGTTATTGGGGTTAAAGGCGCCAACCTTGAAAAGATAGGACAGTTGTTAACTAGAAAGATTTCTAAAAAAATAAATATTAAGATAAAAGAAATTAAGAAGCCCGAGTTTGATGCTCAGATTATTGCTAATGGAATAGCAAGGCAAATTGAGAATAGAGTTTCTTACAGAAAGCTTTTAAAAACCGCACTTTCATCTTCTATTTCGAAGGGTCTTCAGGGGATCAAAATTAAGGTTTCGGGTAGGCTTGGTGGGGCTGAAATTGCCAGAAGTTTTGAGGTTAAAGAAGGAAGAATCCCGTTACATACTCTTAGGGCTAACATAGATTATGGTTTTGTTGAGGCGCAGACGACTTATGGCATTATTGGTGTTAAGGTTTGGGCATTTAAGGGTGAACTTTTGGGAAGGAAGATTAATTCGGATGCTGGTCAGGTAATAAATAAAAAGCCTGCAAGAGAAAGAAGTGAAAATTTTGATAAGAGCGTGGTATTTCAAGATAGGAATAATCAGGATAGTAAGAATAGAAGAGTTGTAGATGAGGGTAAATTTTTTAAGGAAAAATCGGGGGTTGGAGATGATTCTCTTTGAAAAAAGAAGAGTTTTGATATCTAGGATCCTAAGGAGAGTTAAATGTTGAGTCCTAAAAAGGTTAAATATAGGAAGAGGCAAAGAGGGAGGCTTACTGGACAGGCGCAGAAGGGGAATAAAATATCTTTTGGAGAATATGGACTTGTTTCTCTTGAGACAGATTTTATCACTGCAAGGCAGATTGAGGCAGCTCGTATTGCCATGACTCGTAGGGTTAAGAGGGGTGGTAAAGTTTGGATAAGAATATTTCCGGACATTCCCTACACTAAGAAGCCAGCTGAGACTAGAATGGGTAAGGGCAAGGGGGGTGTTGACCATTGGAATGCTCCTGTTAGGCTTGGGACTGTTATGTTTGAGATGGCTGGAGTAGCTAAGGAGCTTGCCGAGGAAGCTATGGTGCTTGCTAGTTCCAAATTGCCGGTTAAAACGATATTTGTTGTAAGGAGAGATTTGAGGTAGGTTATGTTGAAAAAATTTAAAGATATGTCTTTTGATGACATGAAGGCTAAGCGCATGTCGCTGAAGAGAGAGTATATGGATTTGAGGTTTAAGACGGTTGTGGGCCATGTTGAGAATCCTTTAAAGAAAAGGGAGATAAGGCGGGATATTGCAAGACTTAATACAGTGATTCATGAATATGAAATGGGTGTTAGGAAGGTTTAGTTGTATGGCAAGAGAGAATAAGAGAGAGTTGGTCGGTAGGGTTGTTAGTGATAGGATGAGTAAGTCTATAGTTGTTGAAATTGTTCAGAGAAGAATGCATCCTATTTATCACAAATATCTAAAGGTTAGTAGAAGAGTTAAGGCTCATGATGAGAAGGAAGAATCGAAAGTTGGGGATAAGGTAAAGATTATTGAGGCCCGACCCATTAGTAAGGAGAAGAGGTGGATGCTTGTTGGGGTTTTGGAAAAGTCAAAGTAGTTTTGTTATTTTATAGAGGAGAGTAATATGGTGCAGATGCAGACGTATTTAACGGTTGCTGATAACACGGGCGGTAAGTTGGCTCAGTGCGTAAAAGTTTTGGGTGGTAGTAAGAAGCGTTATGCTAGGGTTGGAGACATAATTGTTGTCGCTGTGAAGCAGGCTATTCCTAATTCTCCTGTTAAAAAGGGAGATGTACATAAGGCTGTTGTTGTTAGGACCTCAAAAGAGATAAGACGCAGGAATGGAACTTATGTTAGATTTGATGATAATGCGTGTGTTATACTCGATGCTAATTTGAATCCAAGAGGTAAGAGGGTTTTTGGACCTGTCGCAAGGGAGCTGAGAGACGCTAATTTTATGAAGGTTGTCTCATTGGCTTCAGAGGTAATATAGAGGTATAATTATGAAGACAAAGTTGAGATTGGGGGATAATGTAAAGATTCTTTGTGGTAAAGATAAAGGGAAGATAGGTAGAGTTATTGGTATTGATAGGGGGAAATCTAGGATTACCGTTGAAGCTTGTAATATGGTTAAAAAGGTTGTTAAGGCAAGAACGCCTCAGGAAAAGAGTAAGATAATTGATAAAGAGGCAGCTATGGATATCTCTAATGTGATGCTGTTTGTGGGTGGCGTGGCTTCTAGGGTAGGGTTTAGATCTGAAGGCAATGAAAAGAAGAGATTTCTTAAGAAGAATGGGGAGAATGTTTAGATTATGAGTTACGTGCCTGAGCTTAAGAGATATTATAGGGAAAGTATTGTAAAAGAGCTTGCTGAGGAATTTCAGTATAAGTCTATCATGCAGGCCCCTAGAATAGAAAAAATAGTTGTTTCTATGGGGGTTGGAGAAGCTGTTAAGAATAAAAAGCTTTTAGATTCAGCTGTTGCGGAGCTTAGTCAGATTACTGGCCAGAGGGCTGTAAAGACGAAGGCTAGGAGAGCCATTGCTGGTTTTAAAATTAGACAAGGACAGGAAATTGGTGCTATGGTTACCCTTAGGGGCAATGTTATGTATGAGTTTTTGTACAAGCTTATCAATTTAGCATTGCCTCGTGTTAAAGATTTTAGGGGGGTTAATGGCAATTCTTTTGATGGTAACGGTAATTATTCTTTTGGGATAGCAGAGCAGATAATATTTTCTGAGATAGATTATGATAAAATAGAGAGGGTGGCTGGCTTGAATGTTACGATAGTGACCACGGCTTTAAGTGACAGGGAGGGGAAGGCTTTGCTTTCTAGGTTTGGTGTGCCGTTTAGTAGTTAAAGGAGTTTGTATTTATGGCTAAAAAGTCAATGGTAATTAAGGCTTTGCGGAAGCCAAAATATAGAACAAGGCAAAATCGTAGGTGTAAGCTTTGTGGGAGGCCAAGGGGTTATATGAGGGATTTTGGTATGTGTCGTGTGTGTTTTAGGAAGTATGCGTCTGCTGGATTAATTCCTGGTGTTTCAAAGTCAAGTTGGTAAGGAGAGTTTATGTCGGTTACGCATTCGGTTGGGGATATGTTAACTAAGATAAGAAATGCAAGTAGGGTTAGGCATGAGTCTGTAGAGCTGAAGGTGTCTAGGATAAATAAGTCGATTTTAAATATCCTCAAGGAAGAAGGGTATATTAAAGAATATGGGTTGTTCGACAAAAATGGTATTTCTTTTATTAAGGTGGTGTTGAATTATGATAATAAGAGGAATCCGGCTATAAACAGGATAGACGCTATTTCAACTCCTGGTAGAAAGGTTTATTCTTCGTATAAAAAAATGCCGAGGATAAAGAATGGTTATGGTATTTTGATTGTGTCTTCTTCTAGGGGCGTTATTACTGGAAAGAAGGCTAGAGATAACAAGGTGGGTGGTGAGCTCATTTGTTCAGTTTGGTAAAGAGGTGCATGTATGTCACGTGTTGGTAAGCTTCCCATAAAGATATCAGATTCTGTTAAAGTTGGCGTTACGGACAATTTGGTAACGATTGAGGGGAAGAGAGGTAGATTGAGTCAGGTAGTGGGGGGTGGTATTAAGGTTAGGGTTGAGGGCGATAGCATTTTTGTTGAGCGTTCTTTTGAGGATAAGCAGACGAGGGCTTTTCATGGGCTTTATAGAAGTTTGATTTTTAATATGGTTAAGGGAGTGACGGATGGGTTTTCAAGATCTCTTATTATTAATGGTGTGGGTTATAGGGTGGAACAGCAGGAGGGTAGCCTCTTTTTCAATCTGGGGTATTCAACTCAGTTTGAGTATGTGATACCAGAGGGAGTTTCTATTAAGCTTGATGGTAATACTAAGATTGCAGTTGAGGGGGTGGATAAGTGCAGAGTTGGACAAGTCGCTGCCGAGATTAGAAGCTTGAAAGTGCCAGAACCTTATAAGGGGAAGGGGATTAAATATGACAATGAAATAATTAGGCGTAAAGTAGGAAAATCGGGAGTAAAGAAATAGGTTTTAGGTGATTATTTATGAAGAGAATAAAAGAGGCTGAAAAAAGGAATATAAGACGCAGGAAGAAAATAAGAGGCAGAATCGGGCTCGGAGTGGCGGCCAGGCCCAGGGTTACTGTCTTTAAGTCCAATAGATATTTTTATGCTCAGGTTGTCGATGATGTGGCGGGGTGCACCTTGGCGAGTGTTTCCACTCTTGAGAAGAGCCTTAAATTGGGCAAAAATATTGATGATGTAAGGAAACTTGGAGAGGTTCTTGTAGGTAGGCTTAAGGAGAAAAATATAGATAAACTTGTTTTTGATAGGAACGGTTATAAGTACCATGGACTTATTGCAAGCTTTGCGAATTCTTTAAGGGAAGCTGGTATTGATGTTTAGGAGGGAGATAGAGTGGAAGCTCAGGTTCAGAAGAAACAAATAGAGAAGTTAATATCACTTAATAGGGTTACTAAAGTTGTGAAAGGGGGGAGGAGGTTTTCTTTTGCTGCTTTTATGGTTATTGGTGATGGAGAAGGGCGTGTTGGTTGGGGATTTGGCAAGGCTAATGATGCTAGTGATGCAATAAAGAAGAGTTCTACGAATGCTAGAAAAAATTTAAGGTCTGTTCCCATTAAGAAGGGTACGCTTCCTCATATGGTTATTGGAGATTTTAAAAAGGCTAAGGTTTTAATTAAGCCGGCCACTGAGGGTACTGGTATTATTGCGGGTGGGCCTGTGCGTGCTGTAATGGAGGCTGTAGGGGTGCATGATATTTTGAGTAAATCTCTTGGGTCAAATAATTCTATGAATGTGGTGAAGGCGACTTTTAGGGCATTCGATTTGGTTTTGGATGGTAGAAAAGTGGCTGGAATAAGAGGGAAGACTTTAAGAACTTTATGGGGTTAATTTATGATTAAGAGAAAATTAAGACTTCAGCTTAAGAAGAGTAGGTTTAAGTCTTCAAGATCTAGAGCTAAAAACAAGGCTTTTATTAAGAGGATGAAGGGAAATAGAGAGATTATTTCTAGGAGTGGTGTTGAGGTCGAGGTTGAGCTCAGGAGAAGCTTGATTGGAAAATTGGGTAACAAGGTTAAAACGTTGAGAGCTTTGGGATTGAAGAGAATAGGAGATAAAAGAAGGCATAGTTTGGACAAGTCGGTACAGGGGATGCTTGGTAGGGTAATCAATATGGTTTTAATAAGCGAGGTGGCAAGTGATTAAGTTGAGGAGTCCCTTGGGGGCTAATAAGGCTAGAAAAGTTTTGGGTAGGGGACCAGGGTCTGGTCTTGGGAAGACATCTGGTCGAGGTCAGAAAGGGCAGAGAGCTAGGAATACCTCGCCAAGGCCTGGATTTGAGGGGGGGCAAACTCCTCTTTATAGAAGACTTCCAAGGAGAGGATTTTCTAATTATGATTATAAAGTAAGATATGAGATTGTGGGGCTTGATGATATAGAAAAGAAATTTGAACCTGGTGATGTGGTAAGCTGTGGCACTTTGTTTGAAAA
This is a stretch of genomic DNA from Borrelia sp. P9F1. It encodes these proteins:
- a CDS encoding MATE family efflux transporter, encoding MATNQAKTRELILAGNLYKVLSVVSFPILVTNVIQAFYELTDMFYVGKLGAVPLAALSLTGPINFLIMVFAMGMAMGSISLMSKAIGEGTFSKFSKYAGQLLFLNFISSLFVMVFILLSIDSILDFMSVKGDLRELTKSYFYVTAYAIPVMFLSISIVYILNSQGETIISMIIILIANVINFILDPILMFAFDLGIAGAAWATFFSKLVTVFSYLFLTYGLNRGFKISLGDMMPDIAVMRNIFNLGFPAAFGQIMTSLSFLVFNYLVIQISPKFLAAYGLTNSIIAFLLLPGMSIGTGIITIVGQNLGAKNFDRIGDALKKGFFLSLIVLFTINVIIISFRESIAAFFTDDFEVLSYANDYLLLASIGTVGYGLQQVFFGGLIGSGFTKLVMVIVCVRLWVIRLPVVLIFQYFGIMEDSLGYAFIISNYVAFGILLYFTLTKYWLKTQRSST
- the tuf gene encoding elongation factor Tu, giving the protein MAKEVFQRTKPHMNVGTIGHVDHGKTTLTAAISIYCSKVNKDVRALKYEDIDNAPEEKARGITINARHIEYETASRHYAHVDCPGHADYIKNMITGAAQMDAAILLVAADSGAEPQTKEHLLLAQRMGIKKIIVFLNKLDLADPELVELVEVEVLELVEKYGFAGDTPIIKGSAFGAMSNPDDPEATKCIKELLDSMDNYFDLPERDIDKPFLLAVEDVFSISGRGTVATGRIERGLIKVGQEVEIVGIRETRRTTVTGVEMFQKILEEGQAGDNVGLLLRGVDKKDIERGQVIAAIGTITPHKKFKASIYCLTKEEGGRHKPFFPGYRPQFFFRTTDVTGMVALEGKEMVMPGDNVDISVELISSIAMDKNVEFAVREGGRTVASGRILEILE
- the rpsJ gene encoding 30S ribosomal protein S10; this encodes MIAKDKIRVRLFSFDVKILDQSAESIVRAVQKSKAQIKGPIPLPTKIKKYTVLRSPHVNKKSREQFEMRTHKRLIDILDPTSALMDSLMKLELPAGVEVDIK
- the rplC gene encoding 50S ribosomal protein L3, encoding MLGLIGKKVGMTQIFQEDGVVVPVTVIEFESNYVIGKRTVEKDGYDALIMGSVDLKSSKVSKPIRGQYKKLENIEPKKYVIEFRDFKGYDAGDEIKLDVFREVKYVDITGTTKGKGFQGAMKRHNFSGGPSSHGSKFHRHLGGTGQATTPARTFKGTKMAGRMGGIQQTIQNLEIIFIDEEKGAILVKGAVPGFKGSFVIVKKARKVGV
- the rplD gene encoding 50S ribosomal protein L4 is translated as MERKVFSQEGQELRSIDLEDRVFNVDISYGSIYNAIRNELANLRVGTASTKTRAEVKGSSKKPWKQKGTGRARVGTRRNPIWVGGGVALGPKPRDYSYKLPRKVKRLAFRSVLSLRASVEDGFKIIEDFTVESGKTRELALIMKNFIGTNGKTVILLGNDDQMVKRAGKNIRDLKILSFNRLRIVDLFYAKNLIALESAIRGLNEFYVK
- the rplW gene encoding 50S ribosomal protein L23 — translated: MKAFDIMISPVLTEKTNIQRENMNVYTFRVKKQANKKDVGAAIKELFGVVPVSCSVLNVKSKSKVVVSKKGYPIGKGKTSSWKKAYIYLRKEDKIDIF
- the rplB gene encoding 50S ribosomal protein L2; protein product: MGIKTYRPKTSSLRYKTTLSFDDLSKSNDPLKSLTKGKMSRAGRDSSGRISVRRRGGGHKRRYREIDFGRRDKFGVPARVASIEYDPNRSSNIALLVYRDGDKRYAIAPKGIKVGDVLESGPNSPIRSGNSLPLENIPVGKMVHNIELNLGRGGQLVRSAGSYAMILASDEDYVTVKLPSGEMRMIFKKCMATLGEVGNGDYMNVSWGKAGKSRWLGRRPKVRGVAMNPVDHPHGGGEGKTSGGRHPVSPWGQPTKGYKTRKRKKYSDKFIVKRRSK
- the rpsS gene encoding 30S ribosomal protein S19; translated protein: MARSIKKGPFIEKSLYQKVLAASGKEKRVVIKTYSRASTIIPDMVNLTISVYNGKSFIPVYITEDLVGHKLGEFSPTRIFRGHAKSDKKGRK
- the rplV gene encoding 50S ribosomal protein L22, giving the protein MVVNRRYTARGKNLPSSPKKVRPIADNIRGRSYVEAVAILYSMPNKGAKLLGKVVKSAASNAMYHNKNLSEDMIIVKVIMIDDGKRRKSVWPRARGRADRLVNRSCHIFVEVDEKMGSGE
- the rpsC gene encoding 30S ribosomal protein S3 codes for the protein MGQKVHPYSLRIKINKDWKSKWYFDKKLYSEILYEDFVIRRETMKFLRGIKFDISDIEIIRNNLQRVTVVISTPRPGSVIGVKGANLEKIGQLLTRKISKKINIKIKEIKKPEFDAQIIANGIARQIENRVSYRKLLKTALSSSISKGLQGIKIKVSGRLGGAEIARSFEVKEGRIPLHTLRANIDYGFVEAQTTYGIIGVKVWAFKGELLGRKINSDAGQVINKKPARERSENFDKSVVFQDRNNQDSKNRRVVDEGKFFKEKSGVGDDSL
- the rplP gene encoding 50S ribosomal protein L16, translated to MLSPKKVKYRKRQRGRLTGQAQKGNKISFGEYGLVSLETDFITARQIEAARIAMTRRVKRGGKVWIRIFPDIPYTKKPAETRMGKGKGGVDHWNAPVRLGTVMFEMAGVAKELAEEAMVLASSKLPVKTIFVVRRDLR
- the rpmC gene encoding 50S ribosomal protein L29, translated to MLKKFKDMSFDDMKAKRMSLKREYMDLRFKTVVGHVENPLKKREIRRDIARLNTVIHEYEMGVRKV
- the rpsQ gene encoding 30S ribosomal protein S17; its protein translation is MARENKRELVGRVVSDRMSKSIVVEIVQRRMHPIYHKYLKVSRRVKAHDEKEESKVGDKVKIIEARPISKEKRWMLVGVLEKSK